Proteins from a genomic interval of Phenylobacterium sp. LH3H17:
- a CDS encoding alpha/beta fold hydrolase — protein MELKTVQTRHVPVRYLEGGSGPDLVFLHGAGGVTAEDPFLNALAQTHHVYAPLVPGYGDSEECPEIRDMLDFTLHGWDVVEALGLKDPILVGHSMGGMIAAEMAALAPHDVSRLALICPAGLWDDDHPVADLFSLMPYEMPQMLFHDAEAGAAMLTAGRNVEDPNFLQTYLVTNARQLGMAGRILFPIPERGLAQRLYRIKARTVVVWGDSDRLVPPFYAHGFKKGIAGAELVSIPEAGHMVILEKTGAVVEAVNRLG, from the coding sequence ATGGAACTGAAGACCGTCCAGACCCGGCACGTGCCCGTTCGCTACCTGGAAGGCGGCTCGGGCCCCGACCTGGTGTTTCTGCATGGCGCGGGCGGCGTAACGGCCGAGGATCCGTTCCTGAACGCCCTGGCCCAGACGCACCACGTCTATGCGCCGCTGGTCCCGGGCTATGGCGACAGTGAGGAATGCCCCGAGATCCGCGACATGCTGGATTTCACCCTGCACGGCTGGGACGTGGTCGAGGCGCTTGGCCTGAAGGATCCGATCCTGGTCGGCCACTCCATGGGCGGCATGATCGCCGCGGAAATGGCCGCCCTCGCGCCCCACGACGTCTCGCGCCTGGCCCTGATTTGTCCGGCGGGGCTGTGGGACGACGACCATCCCGTCGCGGATCTCTTCTCGCTGATGCCCTACGAGATGCCGCAGATGCTGTTCCATGACGCGGAGGCCGGCGCCGCCATGCTGACCGCCGGGCGCAATGTCGAGGACCCCAACTTCCTGCAGACCTATCTGGTGACCAATGCGCGCCAGCTCGGCATGGCCGGCCGCATCCTGTTCCCGATCCCGGAGCGGGGCCTGGCCCAGCGGCTCTACCGGATCAAGGCCAGGACTGTCGTCGTCTGGGGCGACAGCGACCGCCTCGTGCCCCCCTTCTACGCCCACGGCTTCAAGAAGGGGATCGCCGGCGCCGAGCTGGTCTCGATCCCCGAGGCCGGCCACATGGTGATCCTGGAGAAGACCGGCGCCGTGGTGGAGGCGGTCAACCGGCTGGGCTGA
- a CDS encoding dodecin family protein, with the protein MSVYRVTEIIGTSETGWEDAAKQALAAAAGSLRELRVAEVTKLDITLGADGKIESFRTKLSVSFKYDPS; encoded by the coding sequence ATGAGCGTCTACCGTGTCACCGAGATCATCGGCACGAGCGAAACCGGCTGGGAGGATGCGGCCAAGCAGGCCCTGGCCGCGGCGGCGGGGTCATTGCGCGAGCTTCGGGTCGCGGAGGTGACCAAGCTCGATATCACCCTGGGGGCCGACGGGAAGATAGAGTCCTTCCGCACCAAACTCAGCGTCAGCTTCAAGTACGACCCGAGCTAG
- a CDS encoding cytochrome c5 family protein yields the protein MKHLALLALAGLILCACGAKEGPPADPASLAPTDARLAGLYEGSCKACHVNPQSGAPLIHDAKAWAPRWKQGEDVLRDHVIQGFKAMPAGGQCAACTPDDFQALTRFMAGKS from the coding sequence TTGAAGCATCTTGCGCTGCTCGCGCTCGCGGGTTTGATCCTCTGCGCCTGCGGGGCGAAGGAAGGGCCGCCGGCCGACCCGGCGAGCCTCGCCCCGACTGACGCCCGGCTGGCGGGCCTGTACGAGGGCTCGTGCAAGGCCTGCCACGTCAATCCGCAATCGGGCGCGCCGCTCATCCACGACGCCAAGGCCTGGGCGCCGCGCTGGAAGCAGGGAGAGGACGTGCTGAGGGATCACGTGATCCAGGGCTTCAAGGCCATGCCGGCCGGCGGGCAATGCGCCGCCTGCACCCCGGACGACTTCCAGGCCCTGACCCGGTTCATGGCGGGCAAGTCGTGA
- a CDS encoding D-arabinono-1,4-lactone oxidase, with protein sequence MISRRAALAAGAAGVVGVGAGGTYLATRDKPEPPSPPSLDADNRLLWRNWSGIEHAYPAARLAPTSEAEVAQALRTAVGPVRAVGAGHSFTALVPTSGSLMTLDGLAGVERWEGDEAVVWAGTRLGALGPALAERGRAMANLPDINKQSLGGCLGTATHGTGKALKAIHGDVTALRLATVSGDVLDCDANQNADVFQAAKVSLGALGVITQARLATTSNRRLHRRVWIEPLEAMVEAAEARWDKHRNFEFYAVPFTDLAAGISHDETDAAATVRAASTDDAFLEVLKQLRNLTRFSTPMRKAAAKALLGSAEPEEAIDEGWKLLSTERPVRFNEMEFHLPVATHMAALKEVVAAIETHRRDVFFPIEVRRIAADEAWLSPFQGGPRGSIAVHCHYKDEYDFLFSLIQPILRKHGGRPHWGKLHSLKATDLAALYPNWTDFLEVRRRLDPEGRLLNPYLKGLFGV encoded by the coding sequence GTGATCTCGCGGCGCGCGGCCTTGGCCGCCGGGGCCGCCGGCGTCGTGGGCGTGGGAGCGGGCGGAACCTACCTGGCGACCCGCGACAAACCCGAGCCGCCGTCCCCGCCCAGTCTGGACGCCGACAACCGCCTGCTCTGGCGCAACTGGTCGGGGATCGAGCACGCCTATCCCGCCGCCCGCCTGGCCCCGACGTCGGAGGCCGAGGTCGCCCAGGCGCTCAGGACCGCTGTCGGGCCCGTGCGCGCCGTCGGAGCCGGCCATTCCTTCACCGCCCTCGTGCCCACCTCCGGCAGCCTGATGACCCTCGACGGTCTCGCCGGTGTCGAGCGCTGGGAGGGCGACGAGGCGGTGGTCTGGGCCGGGACCCGGCTGGGCGCGCTGGGCCCCGCGCTGGCCGAGCGCGGCCGGGCCATGGCCAACCTGCCCGACATCAACAAGCAGTCCCTGGGCGGCTGCCTGGGCACCGCCACCCATGGCACGGGGAAGGCGCTGAAGGCCATCCACGGCGACGTCACCGCCCTGCGCCTGGCCACCGTCTCGGGCGATGTCCTGGACTGCGACGCCAATCAGAACGCGGACGTCTTTCAGGCCGCCAAGGTCTCGCTGGGCGCCTTGGGCGTTATCACCCAGGCACGGCTCGCGACCACGTCCAACCGCCGCCTGCACCGCCGCGTCTGGATCGAACCGCTCGAGGCCATGGTTGAGGCGGCCGAGGCGCGCTGGGACAAGCATCGCAATTTCGAGTTCTACGCCGTGCCGTTCACCGACCTAGCCGCCGGGATCAGCCATGACGAGACCGACGCCGCCGCGACCGTGCGGGCGGCCTCCACCGACGACGCCTTTCTCGAAGTGCTGAAGCAACTCCGCAATCTGACGCGGTTCTCCACTCCGATGCGCAAGGCCGCGGCCAAGGCCCTGCTTGGCTCCGCCGAGCCGGAGGAGGCCATCGACGAGGGCTGGAAGCTGCTTTCCACCGAGCGGCCCGTGCGCTTCAACGAGATGGAGTTCCACCTGCCGGTCGCCACCCACATGGCGGCGCTGAAGGAGGTGGTGGCCGCCATCGAGACCCACCGCCGCGACGTCTTCTTTCCCATCGAGGTTCGCCGCATCGCCGCCGACGAGGCCTGGCTCTCGCCCTTCCAGGGTGGCCCGCGCGGCTCCATCGCTGTCCATTGTCACTACAAGGACGAGTACGACTTCCTGTTCAGCCTGATCCAGCCGATCCTGCGCAAGCACGGCGGCCGCCCGCACTGGGGCAAGCTGCACAGCCTGAAGGCGACCGACCTGGCCGCCCTCTATCCGAACTGGACGGACTTCCTGGAGGTCCGCCGCCGGCTTGATCCGGAGGGGCGGCTACTGAACCCGTATCTGAAGGGTCTGTTCGGGGTCTGA
- a CDS encoding acetyl-CoA C-acetyltransferase translates to MGEAWIIDTARTPRGVGKVDKGGLANVHPQRILSTVLKALAERNGLNTADVDDVIAGCGTQSGKQGSCIARMAALDAGYSVEAPGMSLDRFCGSGLTAVNLAAMGVMSGAQDLVIAGGVESMSHGSTLKRQAGPTLDSLNTHLRAIHPQPHQGVCGDVVATLEGFTREDVDKLAVESQRRAAHALANGYFSKSLIPVYNDDGSLALDNEEYPRPQTTLEGLGQLKAAFAALYDMPLDEEGLSFRRLVEATYPDLKINHVHHAGNSSGVVDGAGAVVIASPDYARAHGLKPRARIVSIATAGDSPELMLNAPGPAARKALRKAGMSMKDIQLVEINEAFAVVPLKFMRDLDVNPDIVNVNGGAIALGHPIGATGAMILGTLLDEMERRDLTVGMATLCAAGGMAPAAIIERI, encoded by the coding sequence ATGGGCGAGGCCTGGATCATCGATACGGCGCGCACGCCGCGGGGCGTGGGCAAGGTGGACAAGGGCGGGCTGGCCAATGTCCACCCGCAGCGGATCCTCTCGACGGTGCTGAAGGCGCTGGCCGAGCGGAACGGCCTGAACACCGCCGACGTCGACGACGTCATCGCCGGCTGCGGCACCCAGAGCGGCAAGCAGGGCTCCTGCATCGCCCGGATGGCGGCGCTGGACGCCGGCTACTCGGTCGAGGCGCCCGGCATGAGCCTGGACCGCTTCTGCGGCTCGGGCCTGACGGCCGTGAACCTGGCGGCCATGGGCGTGATGTCCGGCGCCCAGGACCTGGTGATCGCCGGCGGCGTGGAGAGCATGTCCCACGGCTCGACCCTGAAGCGGCAGGCCGGCCCGACCCTCGACAGCCTGAACACCCATCTGCGCGCCATCCATCCGCAGCCCCACCAGGGCGTGTGCGGCGACGTGGTGGCGACCCTGGAGGGCTTCACCCGCGAAGACGTGGACAAGCTGGCGGTCGAGAGCCAGCGGCGCGCGGCCCATGCCCTGGCCAACGGCTATTTCTCCAAGAGCCTGATCCCGGTCTACAACGACGACGGATCGCTTGCCCTCGACAACGAGGAGTATCCGCGGCCCCAGACCACCCTCGAGGGCCTGGGCCAGCTCAAGGCCGCCTTCGCCGCCCTCTACGACATGCCGCTGGACGAGGAAGGCCTCTCCTTCCGCCGCCTGGTGGAGGCCACCTATCCCGACCTGAAGATCAACCACGTGCACCATGCCGGCAACTCGTCTGGCGTGGTGGACGGCGCGGGCGCGGTGGTCATCGCCTCGCCGGACTATGCCCGCGCGCATGGCCTGAAGCCGCGGGCGCGGATCGTCTCCATCGCCACGGCAGGCGACTCTCCGGAGCTGATGCTGAACGCCCCCGGTCCGGCGGCCCGCAAGGCGCTGCGCAAGGCCGGCATGTCGATGAAAGACATCCAGCTGGTGGAGATCAACGAAGCCTTCGCCGTGGTGCCGCTGAAGTTCATGCGCGACCTCGACGTCAACCCGGACATCGTCAACGTCAATGGCGGGGCCATCGCGCTCGGCCATCCGATCGGCGCAACCGGGGCCATGATCCTGGGCACTCTGCTTGACGAGATGGAACGCCGCGACTTGACCGTCGGCATGGCCACCCTCTGCGCCGCCGGCGGCATGGCTCCGGCCGCGATCATCGAGCGGATCTAG